The following coding sequences lie in one Pseudorca crassidens isolate mPseCra1 chromosome 2, mPseCra1.hap1, whole genome shotgun sequence genomic window:
- the ADPRS gene encoding ADP-ribosylhydrolase ARH3 isoform X5: MAAAAVMTAAGCGGAGAARSLSRFRGCLAGALLGDCVGAVYEARDTVDLTSVLRRVQDLEPDPGSPGSAQTEALCYTDDTAMARALVQSLLAKEAFDEMDMAHRFAQEYKKDPDRGYGAGVITVFRKLLSPKCRDVFEPARAQFNGKGSYGNGGAMRVAGISLAYSSVQDVQKFARLSAQLTHASSLGYNGAILQALAVHLALQGESSSEHFLEQLLGHMEELESDAQSVSDARELGMEERPYSSRLKKIGELLEQDSVTREEVVSELGNGIAAFESVPTAIYCFLRCMEPDPEIPSAFNSLQRTLIYSISLGGDTDTIATMAGAIAGAYYGMEQVPESWQQSCEGYEETDVLAQSLHRVFQKNL, from the exons ATGGCGGCGGCTGCGGTGATGACGGCGGCGGGCTGCGGAGGGGCTGGGGCGGCTCGCTCCCTCTCCCGCTTCCGCGGCTGCCTGGCGGGCGCGCTGCTCGGGGACTGCGTGGGCGCCGTGTACGAGGCGCGCGACACCGTCGACCTGACGTCAGTCTTGCGTCGGGTCCAGGACCTGGAGCCGGACCCCGGCTCGCCGGGGAGCGCGCAGACAG AAGCACTGTGCTACACAGACGACACAGCCATGGCCAGGGCGCTGGTGCAGTCCCTGCTGGCCAAGGAGGCCTTCGACGAGATGGACATGGCGCACAG GTTTGCTCAGGAGTACAAGAAGGACCCTGACCGGGGTTATGGTGCTGGAGTGATCACCGTCTTCAGGAAGCTCCTGAGCCCCAAGTGCCGTGATGTCTTCGAGCCTGCCCGGGCCCAGTTTAATGGCAAAGGCTCCTACGGCAACGGGGGCGCCATGCGGGTGGCCGGCATCTCCCTGGCCTATAGCAGTGTCCAGGATGTGCAGAAG TTTGCCCGGCTCTCGGCCCAGCTGACACACGCCTCCTCCCTGGGTTACAACGGTGCCATCCTGCAGGCCCTGGCTGTGCACCTGGCTTTGCAGGGTGAGTCGTCCAGTGAGCACTTCCTTGAACAACTCCTGGGCCACATGGAGGAGCTGGAGAGTGATGCCCAGTCTGTGTCAGATGCCCGGGA GTTGGGCATGGAGGAGCGTCCGTACTCCAGCCGACTGAAGAAGATTGGGGAGCTTCTAGAGCAGGACTCAGTGACCAGAGAGGAGGTGGTGTCCGAGCTAG GGAATGGCATTGCTGCCTTTGAATCTGTGCCCACCGCCATCTACTGCTTCCTGCGCTGCATGGAGCCCGACCCCGAGATCCCCTCTGCCTTCAACAGCCTCCAGAGGACTCTCATCTATTCCATCTCACTTGGTGGGGACACAGACACCATTGCCACCATGGCCGGGGCCATTGCTGGCGCCTACTATGGCATGGAACAGGTGCCAGAGAGCTGGCAGCAAAGCTGTGAGGGCTATGAGGAGACTGACGTCCTGGCCCAGAGCCTGCACCGGGTCTTCCAGAAGAATCTGTGA
- the TEKT2 gene encoding tektin-2 isoform X2, translated as MATLSVKPSPRFQLPDWHTNSCLLSTNAERQRDASHQIRQEARVLCNETNNKTIWDEHDNRTRLAERIDSVNRWKETLDKCLTDLDAEIDALTQMKESAEQNLQAKNLPLDVAIECLTLRESRRDIDVVKDPVEEELHKEVEVIEATKEALQQKISQAFEKLCLLQEVRQQLNSDHRGKMEAVDVDRGCFSLNLKSPNISLKINPTRVPSGSTTLQQWDDYSQFNKNRAEAEMKESIELREAIALTIAKTNNELEAQRVAAEFAFRKRLWEMEKVYSELKWQEKNTLEEIAELQEDIRHLEEDLRRKLQNLKLCHTRLETRTYRPNVELCRDQGCSGRPVPASGPAAG; from the exons ATGGCCACCCTGAGTGTCAAGCCCAGTCCACGTTTCCAGTTGCCGGACTGGCACACCAACAGCTGCCTGTTGTCCACTAACGCTGAGCGGCAGCGAGATGCCTCACACCAGATCCGCCAGGAGGCCCGGGTCCTCTGCAATGAAACCAACAACAAG ACCATTTGGGACGAACATGACAATAGGACTCGACTGGCAGAGAGGATTGATTCTGTCAACCGGTGGAAGGAGACGCTGGACAAGTGTCTGACGGATTTAGATGCCGAGATCGACGCCCTGACACAG ATGAAAGAGTCAGCAGAACAAAACCTGCAGGCCAAGAACCTGCCTCTGGATGTGGCCATTGAGTGCCTGACCCTGCGGGAGAGTCGGCGTGACATTGATGTGGTGAAGGACCCCGTGGAGGAAGAGCTGCACAAAGAGGTAGAGGTCATTGAAGCCACCAAGGAGGCCTTGCAACAGAAGATCAGCCAGGCCTTTGAGAAGCTCTG CCTCCTGCAGGAAGTCCGACAGCAGCTCAACTCTGACCATCGGGGCAAAATGGAGGCAGTGGACGTTGACAGAGGCTGCTTCTCTCTCAACCTCAAGTCCCCGAACATCTCTCTGAAGATTAATCCCACAcgtgtccccagtgg CTCCACCACACTCCAGCAGTGGGATGACTACAGTCAGTTCAACAAGAACCGAGCAGAGGCTGAGATGAAAGAGTCCATAGAGCTGAGGGAGGCCATCGCCCTAACTATTGCCAAG ACCAACAACGAACTGGAAGCCCAGAGGGTTGCAGCGGAATTTGCCTTCAGGAAGCGGCTGTGGGAGATGGAGAAAGTGTACAGTGAGCTCAAGTGGCAAGAGAAGAAT ACCTTGGAGGAGATTGCCGAGCTGCAGGAGGACATCCGGCATCTGGAGGAGGATCTGCGCAGAAAGTTACAGAACCTGAAGCTATGCCACACCCGGCTAGAGACCAGGACCTACCGGCCCAACGTGGAACTCTGCAGGGACCAG GGATGCTCTGGACGCCCTGTACCAGCATCTGGCCCGGCTGCAGGCTGA
- the TEKT2 gene encoding tektin-2 isoform X1: MATLSVKPSPRFQLPDWHTNSCLLSTNAERQRDASHQIRQEARVLCNETNNKTIWDEHDNRTRLAERIDSVNRWKETLDKCLTDLDAEIDALTQMKESAEQNLQAKNLPLDVAIECLTLRESRRDIDVVKDPVEEELHKEVEVIEATKEALQQKISQAFEKLCLLQEVRQQLNSDHRGKMEAVDVDRGCFSLNLKSPNISLKINPTRVPSGSTTLQQWDDYSQFNKNRAEAEMKESIELREAIALTIAKTNNELEAQRVAAEFAFRKRLWEMEKVYSELKWQEKNTLEEIAELQEDIRHLEEDLRRKLQNLKLCHTRLETRTYRPNVELCRDQAQYGLTEEVYQLEATTAALKQKLAQAQDALDALYQHLARLQADIACKANSMLLDTKCMDTRRKLTMPAEKFVPEVDTFTRTTNRTLSPLQTCPLELT; the protein is encoded by the exons ATGGCCACCCTGAGTGTCAAGCCCAGTCCACGTTTCCAGTTGCCGGACTGGCACACCAACAGCTGCCTGTTGTCCACTAACGCTGAGCGGCAGCGAGATGCCTCACACCAGATCCGCCAGGAGGCCCGGGTCCTCTGCAATGAAACCAACAACAAG ACCATTTGGGACGAACATGACAATAGGACTCGACTGGCAGAGAGGATTGATTCTGTCAACCGGTGGAAGGAGACGCTGGACAAGTGTCTGACGGATTTAGATGCCGAGATCGACGCCCTGACACAG ATGAAAGAGTCAGCAGAACAAAACCTGCAGGCCAAGAACCTGCCTCTGGATGTGGCCATTGAGTGCCTGACCCTGCGGGAGAGTCGGCGTGACATTGATGTGGTGAAGGACCCCGTGGAGGAAGAGCTGCACAAAGAGGTAGAGGTCATTGAAGCCACCAAGGAGGCCTTGCAACAGAAGATCAGCCAGGCCTTTGAGAAGCTCTG CCTCCTGCAGGAAGTCCGACAGCAGCTCAACTCTGACCATCGGGGCAAAATGGAGGCAGTGGACGTTGACAGAGGCTGCTTCTCTCTCAACCTCAAGTCCCCGAACATCTCTCTGAAGATTAATCCCACAcgtgtccccagtgg CTCCACCACACTCCAGCAGTGGGATGACTACAGTCAGTTCAACAAGAACCGAGCAGAGGCTGAGATGAAAGAGTCCATAGAGCTGAGGGAGGCCATCGCCCTAACTATTGCCAAG ACCAACAACGAACTGGAAGCCCAGAGGGTTGCAGCGGAATTTGCCTTCAGGAAGCGGCTGTGGGAGATGGAGAAAGTGTACAGTGAGCTCAAGTGGCAAGAGAAGAAT ACCTTGGAGGAGATTGCCGAGCTGCAGGAGGACATCCGGCATCTGGAGGAGGATCTGCGCAGAAAGTTACAGAACCTGAAGCTATGCCACACCCGGCTAGAGACCAGGACCTACCGGCCCAACGTGGAACTCTGCAGGGACCAG GCACAGTACGGCCTCACTGAGGAGGTTTACCAGTTAGAGGCAACCACTGCTGCCCTGAAGCAGAAGCTGGCGCAGGCACA GGATGCTCTGGACGCCCTGTACCAGCATCTGGCCCGGCTGCAGGCTGACATCGCCTGCAAGGCCAACTCCATGCTCTTGGACACCAAGTGCATGGACACCCGGCGGAAGCTGACCATGCCGGCTGAGAAGTTTGTGCCGGAGGTGGACACCTTCACCCGCACCACAAACCGCACCCTGAGTCCACTCCAAACCTGCCCGCTGGAGCTAACCTAG
- the ADPRS gene encoding ADP-ribosylhydrolase ARH3 isoform X2 has translation MAAAAVMTAAGCGGAGAARSLSRFRGCLAGALLGDCVGAVYEARDTVDLTSVLRRVQDLEPDPGSPGSAQTEALCYTDDTAMARALVQSLLAKEAFDEMDMAHRFAQEYKKDPDRGYGAGVITVFRKLLSPKCRDVFEPARAQFNGKGSYGNGGAMRVAGISLAYSSVQDVQKFARLSAQLTHASSLGYNGAILQALAVHLALQGESSSEHFLEQLLGHMEELESDAQSVSDARELGMEERPYSSRLKKIGELLEQDSVTREEVVSELECFTSRMSFDPCTSPARIPNFIHSLHEELNPGYRNHTARNGIAAFESVPTAIYCFLRCMEPDPEIPSAFNSLQRTLIYSISLGGDTDTIATMAGAIAGAYYGMEQVPESWQQSCEGYEETDVLAQSLHRVFQKNL, from the exons ATGGCGGCGGCTGCGGTGATGACGGCGGCGGGCTGCGGAGGGGCTGGGGCGGCTCGCTCCCTCTCCCGCTTCCGCGGCTGCCTGGCGGGCGCGCTGCTCGGGGACTGCGTGGGCGCCGTGTACGAGGCGCGCGACACCGTCGACCTGACGTCAGTCTTGCGTCGGGTCCAGGACCTGGAGCCGGACCCCGGCTCGCCGGGGAGCGCGCAGACAG AAGCACTGTGCTACACAGACGACACAGCCATGGCCAGGGCGCTGGTGCAGTCCCTGCTGGCCAAGGAGGCCTTCGACGAGATGGACATGGCGCACAG GTTTGCTCAGGAGTACAAGAAGGACCCTGACCGGGGTTATGGTGCTGGAGTGATCACCGTCTTCAGGAAGCTCCTGAGCCCCAAGTGCCGTGATGTCTTCGAGCCTGCCCGGGCCCAGTTTAATGGCAAAGGCTCCTACGGCAACGGGGGCGCCATGCGGGTGGCCGGCATCTCCCTGGCCTATAGCAGTGTCCAGGATGTGCAGAAG TTTGCCCGGCTCTCGGCCCAGCTGACACACGCCTCCTCCCTGGGTTACAACGGTGCCATCCTGCAGGCCCTGGCTGTGCACCTGGCTTTGCAGGGTGAGTCGTCCAGTGAGCACTTCCTTGAACAACTCCTGGGCCACATGGAGGAGCTGGAGAGTGATGCCCAGTCTGTGTCAGATGCCCGGGA GTTGGGCATGGAGGAGCGTCCGTACTCCAGCCGACTGAAGAAGATTGGGGAGCTTCTAGAGCAGGACTCAGTGACCAGAGAGGAGGTGGTGTCCGAGCTAG AATGCTTCACCTCTAGGATGTCATTTGACCCTTGCACCAGCCCTGCGAGAATTCCTAACTTTATTCACTCTCTACACGAGGAGCTGAACCCAGGATACAGGAATCACACAGCCA GGAATGGCATTGCTGCCTTTGAATCTGTGCCCACCGCCATCTACTGCTTCCTGCGCTGCATGGAGCCCGACCCCGAGATCCCCTCTGCCTTCAACAGCCTCCAGAGGACTCTCATCTATTCCATCTCACTTGGTGGGGACACAGACACCATTGCCACCATGGCCGGGGCCATTGCTGGCGCCTACTATGGCATGGAACAGGTGCCAGAGAGCTGGCAGCAAAGCTGTGAGGGCTATGAGGAGACTGACGTCCTGGCCCAGAGCCTGCACCGGGTCTTCCAGAAGAATCTGTGA
- the ADPRS gene encoding ADP-ribosylhydrolase ARH3 isoform X1, with translation MAAAAVMTAAGCGGAGAARSLSRFRGCLAGALLGDCVGAVYEARDTVDLTSVLRRVQDLEPDPGSPGSAQTEALCYTDDTAMARALVQSLLAKEAFDEMDMAHRFAQEYKKDPDRGYGAGVITVFRKLLSPKCRDVFEPARAQFNGKGSYGNGGAMRVAGISLAYSSVQDVQKFARLSAQLTHASSLGYNGAILQALAVHLALQGESSSEHFLEQLLGHMEELESDAQSVSDARELGMEERPYSSRLKKIGELLEQDSVTREEVVSELECFTSRMSFDPCTSPARIPNFIHSLHEELNPGYRNHTASRSASRDLNPGNGIAAFESVPTAIYCFLRCMEPDPEIPSAFNSLQRTLIYSISLGGDTDTIATMAGAIAGAYYGMEQVPESWQQSCEGYEETDVLAQSLHRVFQKNL, from the exons ATGGCGGCGGCTGCGGTGATGACGGCGGCGGGCTGCGGAGGGGCTGGGGCGGCTCGCTCCCTCTCCCGCTTCCGCGGCTGCCTGGCGGGCGCGCTGCTCGGGGACTGCGTGGGCGCCGTGTACGAGGCGCGCGACACCGTCGACCTGACGTCAGTCTTGCGTCGGGTCCAGGACCTGGAGCCGGACCCCGGCTCGCCGGGGAGCGCGCAGACAG AAGCACTGTGCTACACAGACGACACAGCCATGGCCAGGGCGCTGGTGCAGTCCCTGCTGGCCAAGGAGGCCTTCGACGAGATGGACATGGCGCACAG GTTTGCTCAGGAGTACAAGAAGGACCCTGACCGGGGTTATGGTGCTGGAGTGATCACCGTCTTCAGGAAGCTCCTGAGCCCCAAGTGCCGTGATGTCTTCGAGCCTGCCCGGGCCCAGTTTAATGGCAAAGGCTCCTACGGCAACGGGGGCGCCATGCGGGTGGCCGGCATCTCCCTGGCCTATAGCAGTGTCCAGGATGTGCAGAAG TTTGCCCGGCTCTCGGCCCAGCTGACACACGCCTCCTCCCTGGGTTACAACGGTGCCATCCTGCAGGCCCTGGCTGTGCACCTGGCTTTGCAGGGTGAGTCGTCCAGTGAGCACTTCCTTGAACAACTCCTGGGCCACATGGAGGAGCTGGAGAGTGATGCCCAGTCTGTGTCAGATGCCCGGGA GTTGGGCATGGAGGAGCGTCCGTACTCCAGCCGACTGAAGAAGATTGGGGAGCTTCTAGAGCAGGACTCAGTGACCAGAGAGGAGGTGGTGTCCGAGCTAG AATGCTTCACCTCTAGGATGTCATTTGACCCTTGCACCAGCCCTGCGAGAATTCCTAACTTTATTCACTCTCTACACGAGGAGCTGAACCCAGGATACAGGAATCACACAGCCAGTAGGTCGGCgagccgggatttgaacccag GGAATGGCATTGCTGCCTTTGAATCTGTGCCCACCGCCATCTACTGCTTCCTGCGCTGCATGGAGCCCGACCCCGAGATCCCCTCTGCCTTCAACAGCCTCCAGAGGACTCTCATCTATTCCATCTCACTTGGTGGGGACACAGACACCATTGCCACCATGGCCGGGGCCATTGCTGGCGCCTACTATGGCATGGAACAGGTGCCAGAGAGCTGGCAGCAAAGCTGTGAGGGCTATGAGGAGACTGACGTCCTGGCCCAGAGCCTGCACCGGGTCTTCCAGAAGAATCTGTGA
- the ADPRS gene encoding ADP-ribosylhydrolase ARH3 isoform X4 gives MAAAAVMTAAGCGGAGAARSLSRFRGCLAGALLGDCVGAVYEARDTVDLTSVLRRVQDLEPDPGSPGSAQTEALCYTDDTAMARALVQSLLAKEAFDEMDMAHRFAQEYKKDPDRGYGAGVITVFRKLLSPKCRDVFEPARAQFNGKGSYGNGGAMRVAGISLAYSSVQDVQKVGHGGASVLQPTEEDWGASRAGLSDQRGGGVRARWVVPHPSSFRGMALLPLNLCPPPSTASCAAWSPTPRSPLPSTASRGLSSIPSHLVGTQTPLPPWPGPLLAPTMAWNRCQRAGSKAVRAMRRLTSWPRACTGSSRRICEGHSSAIPSRTNYSSDWKPWAPLGLAPCLGLPAVWPECTLGAGDSSGEVTEQ, from the exons ATGGCGGCGGCTGCGGTGATGACGGCGGCGGGCTGCGGAGGGGCTGGGGCGGCTCGCTCCCTCTCCCGCTTCCGCGGCTGCCTGGCGGGCGCGCTGCTCGGGGACTGCGTGGGCGCCGTGTACGAGGCGCGCGACACCGTCGACCTGACGTCAGTCTTGCGTCGGGTCCAGGACCTGGAGCCGGACCCCGGCTCGCCGGGGAGCGCGCAGACAG AAGCACTGTGCTACACAGACGACACAGCCATGGCCAGGGCGCTGGTGCAGTCCCTGCTGGCCAAGGAGGCCTTCGACGAGATGGACATGGCGCACAG GTTTGCTCAGGAGTACAAGAAGGACCCTGACCGGGGTTATGGTGCTGGAGTGATCACCGTCTTCAGGAAGCTCCTGAGCCCCAAGTGCCGTGATGTCTTCGAGCCTGCCCGGGCCCAGTTTAATGGCAAAGGCTCCTACGGCAACGGGGGCGCCATGCGGGTGGCCGGCATCTCCCTGGCCTATAGCAGTGTCCAGGATGTGCAGAAG GTTGGGCATGGAGGAGCGTCCGTACTCCAGCCGACTGAAGAAGATTGGGGAGCTTCTAGAGCAGGACTCAGTGACCAGAGAGGAGGTGGTGTCCGAGCTAGGTGGGTAGTCCCCCACCCGTCATCCTTCAGG GGAATGGCATTGCTGCCTTTGAATCTGTGCCCACCGCCATCTACTGCTTCCTGCGCTGCATGGAGCCCGACCCCGAGATCCCCTCTGCCTTCAACAGCCTCCAGAGGACTCTCATCTATTCCATCTCACTTGGTGGGGACACAGACACCATTGCCACCATGGCCGGGGCCATTGCTGGCGCCTACTATGGCATGGAACAGGTGCCAGAGAGCTGGCAGCAAAGCTGTGAGGGCTATGAGGAGACTGACGTCCTGGCCCAGAGCCTGCACCGGGTCTTCCAGAAGAATCTGTGAGGGCCACAGCTCCGCCATACCCAGCAGGACCAACTACAGCTCGGACTGGAAACCCTGGGCTCCCTTAGGCTTGGCTCCCTGCCTCGGCCTTCCTGCGGTGTGGCCGGAGTGCACCCTTGGGGCTGGGGACTCCTCTGGGGAGGTCACTGAACAGTGA
- the ADPRS gene encoding ADP-ribosylhydrolase ARH3 isoform X3: MAAAAVMTAAGCGGAGAARSLSRFRGCLAGALLGDCVGAVYEARDTVDLTSVLRRVQDLEPDPGSPGSAQTEALCYTDDTAMARALVQSLLAKEAFDEMDMAHRFAQEYKKDPDRGYGAGVITVFRKLLSPKCRDVFEPARAQFNGKGSYGNGGAMRVAGISLAYSSVQDVQKVGHGGASVLQPTEEDWGASRAGLSDQRGGGVRARATVPSALKINIPEMAAGRWFFTANGDSTLLCSGHYAECFTSRMSFDPCTSPARIPNFIHSLHEELNPGYRNHTASRSASRDLNPGNGIAAFESVPTAIYCFLRCMEPDPEIPSAFNSLQRTLIYSISLGGDTDTIATMAGAIAGAYYGMEQVPESWQQSCEGYEETDVLAQSLHRVFQKNL, from the exons ATGGCGGCGGCTGCGGTGATGACGGCGGCGGGCTGCGGAGGGGCTGGGGCGGCTCGCTCCCTCTCCCGCTTCCGCGGCTGCCTGGCGGGCGCGCTGCTCGGGGACTGCGTGGGCGCCGTGTACGAGGCGCGCGACACCGTCGACCTGACGTCAGTCTTGCGTCGGGTCCAGGACCTGGAGCCGGACCCCGGCTCGCCGGGGAGCGCGCAGACAG AAGCACTGTGCTACACAGACGACACAGCCATGGCCAGGGCGCTGGTGCAGTCCCTGCTGGCCAAGGAGGCCTTCGACGAGATGGACATGGCGCACAG GTTTGCTCAGGAGTACAAGAAGGACCCTGACCGGGGTTATGGTGCTGGAGTGATCACCGTCTTCAGGAAGCTCCTGAGCCCCAAGTGCCGTGATGTCTTCGAGCCTGCCCGGGCCCAGTTTAATGGCAAAGGCTCCTACGGCAACGGGGGCGCCATGCGGGTGGCCGGCATCTCCCTGGCCTATAGCAGTGTCCAGGATGTGCAGAAG GTTGGGCATGGAGGAGCGTCCGTACTCCAGCCGACTGAAGAAGATTGGGGAGCTTCTAGAGCAGGACTCAGTGACCAGAGAGGAGGTGGTGTCCGAGCTAG GGCAACAGTACCCTCAGCCTTAAAGATAAACATCCCAGAGATGGCAGCCGGCCGCTGGTTTTTTACAGCTAATGGTGATAGTACTTTACTGTGTTCTGGGCACTATGCAGAATGCTTCACCTCTAGGATGTCATTTGACCCTTGCACCAGCCCTGCGAGAATTCCTAACTTTATTCACTCTCTACACGAGGAGCTGAACCCAGGATACAGGAATCACACAGCCAGTAGGTCGGCgagccgggatttgaacccag GGAATGGCATTGCTGCCTTTGAATCTGTGCCCACCGCCATCTACTGCTTCCTGCGCTGCATGGAGCCCGACCCCGAGATCCCCTCTGCCTTCAACAGCCTCCAGAGGACTCTCATCTATTCCATCTCACTTGGTGGGGACACAGACACCATTGCCACCATGGCCGGGGCCATTGCTGGCGCCTACTATGGCATGGAACAGGTGCCAGAGAGCTGGCAGCAAAGCTGTGAGGGCTATGAGGAGACTGACGTCCTGGCCCAGAGCCTGCACCGGGTCTTCCAGAAGAATCTGTGA